CGGTGGTTCCACCTATAAAAGGCATCGACTTCAAAGGTGTGCACGTGTTGAAACGCGTCCCTGACGCGGATGAGATAAAGGTCCTCATAAATGAGTCGGCCTCTAAAAAGGCCGTTGTTGTAGGCGCCGGACTGATCGGAATTGAGATGGTCGAGGCGCTATCGGCACGCGGATTGAAGGTCAGCGTGGTCGAGGCGCTGGATAAAGTGCTGCCGGGCATACTGGACGAGGAGATCTCGGACCTGCTGGCCGACCATGTTAGAAGCAAGGGAGTGACTCTCAAGCTGGGGCAAAAAGTGGTGGAATTCAAGGGTGGTAACAATAGAGTAAGCCATGTCATCACGGACAAGGAGACGCTTGAGGCAGACGTGGTCATCTTCGCCATAGGCGTGCGCCCGAATTCAAAGCTGGCAAAGGAAGCAGGCCTGGAGATCGGTCCATTCGGCGATGTCGTTGTCAACGAGTATTTGCAGACAAGCGATCCCGACATCTATGCCGGCGGCGACTGCGTGGCCAATATCAGCATTGTCACCGGCAAGAAGGCATTCGTGCCCCTGGGCTCCACAGCCAACAAGCACGGGCACGTGATAGCGGCCAACATCACCGGCGGCAGCGAAAAATTCGCGGGCATCGTAAGCACCGCCTGTGTGAAGGTATTCGACTTCAACACCGGGCGTGTGGGACTGGGAGAGCAACAGGCGCGTGAAGCAGGTTTCGATGTGGTCACTGCCCTCATACCCAATCCGGATAAGCCGATGTATTACCCCGGCAGCAAGGAGGTCATCATCAAGCTCATCGTGGACAGGAAAACCCGACGTATACTGGGCGGGCAGGGCACCGGACCCGGCGATGTCATCAAGCGCATCGATGTGCTGGCCACGGCCATCACAGCAGGTATGATAGTAGATACGCTGGCCGACCTGGACCTGGCCTACGCTCCCCCCTACAACACGGCGCTGGATGTCCTCCACCACGCGGCCAACCTTGTGCGAAATAAGCTGGAGGGAAGGACGACGGGCATCAGATACGCCGAGGTAAAAAAAAAGATAGACGCGGGGCATGATTTCGTACTTCTCGATGTGCGAAGCAAGTACGAGAGCGATAATACCTGGTTGGAGACACCCCAGGTACATTTATTACCGCAAGCGAGACTGTACGACGAAATGGATAAACTTGACAAGAAAATCGAGACAGTGGTCTTCTGCCTGCGGGGCGGACGCGCCTACCAGGCCTGCTGCACACTCAAAGGCGCCGGCTTCAAGGATGTTAAATTCGTTGAGGGAAGCCTGACCTGCTGGTGCGCCGATGATATTTGCGGCGAGCCCGTGCTCTAAACGTGTATAATAGCTGTTAAACGGGCACGAAACTCATATCCTCATGGCAGCTGACAGTTCACATATACGACGGCAAGCTGCGCGCAGCGGATTCACTCTGTGCGAGGCTATAATACGGTCGTTCTCCCGGCTATCGATCAAAGAGGGCGCGCCCTGGCGCACACTGCTGGCCGTTTCGGCCAACTCTCAGGCCGTGGTTGAGGCGGCCCTGCTTGCGGCCAGGCAGGCGGAATGCCCCATATTTTTCGCAGCTACGCTCAACCAGGTCGACATCGATGGGGGCTATACTGGTTGGGATCATGCGAGCTTCGCTACCCTGGTACGGCGCACTGCCGGAAAAACGGATTTCAAAGGCCCCATTCTGCTCGGGGTAGACCATGCCGGACCCTGGCTGCGCGACAGGCACACCAGTGAAAAATGGCCTTACAGCCGTACAATGAAAGCGGTCGAAATATCTCTGGAATCGGCTATTGCAGCAGGATTCGACCTGCTTCATATCGATCCCACCGTTGACCGGGGCCTTCATCCCGGCGGAACACTGCAACTTAACACGATCATTGACAGGACCGTCCAGCTGATCAAGCACTGCGAGTCCTTCCGCATCAAACACAGACTGCCCCCGGTGGCATACGAGGTAGGCACCGAGGAGGTCAAGGGCGGGCTGGCAGATGAAAACATGTTCAGCAATTTCCTGTCTGGCCTGCGTATAAGGATGACGCAGGAAGGACTGAGCCGGGCATGGCCGTGCTTTATCGTGGGTAAAGTTGGAACGGACCTGGACACGACCCTGTTCAGCCCGCAGATGGCGCAGGAGCTTTATGATATCGCACGCCACTATAACCTGGTGCTGAAGGGACATTACACCGACAACGTGGAAAATCCGGTCGCCTACCCGGCCAGCAGAATGGGGGGCGCCAACGTCGGACCCGAATTTACCGAAGTCGAATGCGATGCCCTTTTCGAGCTTGAATCGAGGGAAAAGTCTGCCCATGTCAGGAACGCTGCAGAGCCTTCGATATTTAAAGAATCTCTCGCACAGGCTGTGATCCGGTCCGGCAGATGGCGTAAATGGCTTCACCCGGAGGAGGCCGGCAAGCCGTTCGACGCGCTACCCGCCGAAAGGCAAAACTGGCTGCTCAAGACAGGCGCGCGCTACATCTGGACGGACAGGAAGGTAAGGGAAGCGCGCAAACGCCTGTATGCAAATCTGGTAAAAGACGGTTTCGATCCCCACCGGTATGTGGTCGAGCGCATCTCGCAGCAGATATTGAAATACTTCCGCGCCTTCAACCTGTATGGCTCAATCCCCGTGCTTGAAAAGGAATTCGAGCGGCGCAGAAGGCTCCCGTTCTGGGACGAAGGGCAGGTGCTGGCCGCGGGAGAATTGATCGTAGAGATCATGCGCCCGTCGGTGGACATGCCTCTGGATACAACCGGACGATTCGTGGGGCCATTCCCCAGCGGCGCACCCGCCATCTTCGCGGATGCCTCCGCGCGTATAGGGAAACGGACAGGCTTTGTGGGTTCGCTGGGACAGGACGGCTTCGGCCGTCTGCTACTGAGTAGGTTCACGAATGACGGCATTGACCACAAACTCATAGCTTCAATCAAGGGCCGGCCCACGGGCTGCGCCTTTGTGGCCTATGACAGGGATGGCGGGCGTAACTTTATCTTTCACATCGCGGGCACCGCCTCCGACCGCCTGCCTTCTATCTCACGGGCCGTGAAATATGCAAGGTCTTTCCGCCACCTGCACCTTATGGGCTGCTCGCTCTCCATAAGCAGCGCCATAAGAGAAGCCTGTATGGCGATGGCGGAGGCTATCAAAGAGTCTGGCGGCAGCGTCAGCCTCGATCCCAATTTACGGCCGGAATTGCTCTCAGCCGGGGAGTGCAGAAACATACTGTTGCCCGTTGTTCGCCTGGCAGATATCGTTCTTCCCAGCGGGAACGAGGCCGGCCTGCTGGTGCATGAACCCGATATCGATACTGCCTGCCTCCGCCTGATCGAGTTGGGAGTGAAGATCGTGGTGCTTAAAAAAGGCGACAGCGGCTGCCGCGTGTTCACCCGCGAATCCACCTTCGACGTCCCAGGTTTCAAAGTAAATGCCGTCGACCCCACCGGCGCGGGCGACTGCTTCGATGCCGGTTTCATCAGCGGCTACCTCGATAATCTGCCGCTTTACGAGACAGCCAGACTGGCCAATGCCATGGGCGCTCTGGCCGCATCCAGACTGGGACCGATGGAGGGCGCCTTCAGCCTCAACGAGGTTATGAACTTTATAAAAAAACAGCGGCGGGATTAATAATCCCGCCGCCGTCCCTTCGGCGTTTATTTGCCCTTTGCCCGGTCCTCCTCCTGCAGCACGCGCCGCAGCACCTTGCCCACCATAGTCTTGGGCAGAGCATCGCGGAACTCCACATGCTTGGGCACCTTGTAGGCAGTCAGCTTCTCACGGCAGAAGACCTGTATCTCCTCGACCGTGCATGATTGGTCTGTTCTCAATACCACCCATGCTTTCACGGCTTCGCCCTGCGCGGCATCTGGCACGCCGGCCACACCCACCTCGAGCACGGCGGGATGCTGAGCGATGATCTCCTCGATCTCCACCGGGAAGACCTGATGGCCGCTGGGCTTGATCAGGTCCTTCTTGCGGGATGTTATAAAGAGATATCCGTCCTCATCCAGGTAACCTATATCGCCGGTATACAGCCAGCCATCGCGCAGCATCTCTGCAGTAGCTTCAGGACGGTTCCAGTAACCCTGCATGATGTGTGGCCCCCTGGCTATGATCTCGCCGGCGTCACCGGCCTGGAGTTCAGTTTTTCCCGTATCTATATCGACTATCTTGATGACGGTATCAGGGGTGGGCATGCCAACCGCCCCCTCCTTCCATTTGCCCAGGAACGGACCCATAGCGAGCACGCCCGATTCCGTAAGGCCGTAAGCTTCCACAATCTTGCCGCCCGTGACCACCTCCCACTGCCGCTTGGTCTCAGGCAGAAGGGGAGCCGCAGCAGCCACCGACGACTTCATGGTCTTGAAATCGATCTTGCCCGACTTGACCTCGGGCCTGTTCATAAGCCCGATGAAGATGGCCGAGATGGCGGGGAAGAAGGCCGGTTTGACCTTTTTAATCGTGGCCAGAACATCCTTTACCTCGCGAGGATTGGGGATAAGAGCCGTGGGATAACGGCCTGCGATGGCTGTAGACAGCAAAATTACATTGCCGTAAACATGGAAGAAAGGCATTAGCAACACGAGCACATCCGTCCAATCCGTTGCCAGCGGCTTGGACCAGG
This genomic window from Dehalococcoidia bacterium contains:
- a CDS encoding FAD-dependent oxidoreductase codes for the protein MAKQLKIVIIGGGACGPKTAARARRLDASAQITMVQDEELISYAGCGLPYYISDVVKSRNALLVRDAAAFKKISNVDVLTATRVDRIDRSAHRIDVTALAENRQYSIDYDKLVIATGANPVVPPIKGIDFKGVHVLKRVPDADEIKVLINESASKKAVVVGAGLIGIEMVEALSARGLKVSVVEALDKVLPGILDEEISDLLADHVRSKGVTLKLGQKVVEFKGGNNRVSHVITDKETLEADVVIFAIGVRPNSKLAKEAGLEIGPFGDVVVNEYLQTSDPDIYAGGDCVANISIVTGKKAFVPLGSTANKHGHVIAANITGGSEKFAGIVSTACVKVFDFNTGRVGLGEQQAREAGFDVVTALIPNPDKPMYYPGSKEVIIKLIVDRKTRRILGGQGTGPGDVIKRIDVLATAITAGMIVDTLADLDLAYAPPYNTALDVLHHAANLVRNKLEGRTTGIRYAEVKKKIDAGHDFVLLDVRSKYESDNTWLETPQVHLLPQARLYDEMDKLDKKIETVVFCLRGGRAYQACCTLKGAGFKDVKFVEGSLTCWCADDICGEPVL
- a CDS encoding PfkB family carbohydrate kinase, which produces MAADSSHIRRQAARSGFTLCEAIIRSFSRLSIKEGAPWRTLLAVSANSQAVVEAALLAARQAECPIFFAATLNQVDIDGGYTGWDHASFATLVRRTAGKTDFKGPILLGVDHAGPWLRDRHTSEKWPYSRTMKAVEISLESAIAAGFDLLHIDPTVDRGLHPGGTLQLNTIIDRTVQLIKHCESFRIKHRLPPVAYEVGTEEVKGGLADENMFSNFLSGLRIRMTQEGLSRAWPCFIVGKVGTDLDTTLFSPQMAQELYDIARHYNLVLKGHYTDNVENPVAYPASRMGGANVGPEFTEVECDALFELESREKSAHVRNAAEPSIFKESLAQAVIRSGRWRKWLHPEEAGKPFDALPAERQNWLLKTGARYIWTDRKVREARKRLYANLVKDGFDPHRYVVERISQQILKYFRAFNLYGSIPVLEKEFERRRRLPFWDEGQVLAAGELIVEIMRPSVDMPLDTTGRFVGPFPSGAPAIFADASARIGKRTGFVGSLGQDGFGRLLLSRFTNDGIDHKLIASIKGRPTGCAFVAYDRDGGRNFIFHIAGTASDRLPSISRAVKYARSFRHLHLMGCSLSISSAIREACMAMAEAIKESGGSVSLDPNLRPELLSAGECRNILLPVVRLADIVLPSGNEAGLLVHEPDIDTACLRLIELGVKIVVLKKGDSGCRVFTRESTFDVPGFKVNAVDPTGAGDCFDAGFISGYLDNLPLYETARLANAMGALAASRLGPMEGAFSLNEVMNFIKKQRRD
- a CDS encoding AMP-binding protein codes for the protein MADYPWFKHYDKGVPKTLQPYPDKKLFEDVADVARERPAHKMIWFKGRWMTYKEVDHLSDILAAGLAAQGVKKGDRVVMLMPNSPNIVISQLAIWKAGAIAVPVNPLYSEAELEFALKECGAEVAIVLTAFYDLVKKIQGRTKLRLLIVTSVKEYLSPFIKLMFTLLMEKKQGQYLEKVQGNDIWLQDLMKKHAGDKKPDVKVSGKDTGLLLFSGGTTGTPKAVMLSHEAIFMNGRQIHSWSKPLATDWTDVLVLLMPFFHVYGNVILLSTAIAGRYPTALIPNPREVKDVLATIKKVKPAFFPAISAIFIGLMNRPEVKSGKIDFKTMKSSVAAAAPLLPETKRQWEVVTGGKIVEAYGLTESGVLAMGPFLGKWKEGAVGMPTPDTVIKIVDIDTGKTELQAGDAGEIIARGPHIMQGYWNRPEATAEMLRDGWLYTGDIGYLDEDGYLFITSRKKDLIKPSGHQVFPVEIEEIIAQHPAVLEVGVAGVPDAAQGEAVKAWVVLRTDQSCTVEEIQVFCREKLTAYKVPKHVEFRDALPKTMVGKVLRRVLQEEDRAKGK